The proteins below come from a single Triticum aestivum cultivar Chinese Spring chromosome 5D, IWGSC CS RefSeq v2.1, whole genome shotgun sequence genomic window:
- the LOC123122003 gene encoding NAC domain-containing protein 92 yields the protein MEGSGGGGGGGGAAVSKKKSSKEGEEESLPPGFRFHPTDEELITYYLRGKIADAGFTARAITEVDLNKCEPWDLPEKAKMGEKEWYFFSLRDRKYPTGVRTNRATNAGYWKTTGKDKEIFTGQPPSTQELVGMKKTLVFYKGRAPRGEKSNWVMHEYRLHLKPASKSNKDEWVVCRIFAKSPGVKKYPSSTNAHSRSHHHPYTLDMVPQFLPTLLGHDLFGGGRGHHHPYMTPADLAELSRFARGTPGLHPHIQPHPAAAGYLNPPGPFTLSSLNLNLGGPSPQHVLHHAMPMPMGQQQQQAGGANGQAMTMEQHMAAGLGGIPAAGGDGGGFGGEGHAAGGAGMRYQNLDVDQMVERYWPGSY from the exons ATGGAAggatcaggaggaggaggagggggagggggcgcggcggtGTCGAAGAAGAAGAGctccaaggagggggaggaggagagccTGCCGCCGGGGTTCAGGTTCCACCCCACCGACGAGGAGCTCATCACCTACTACCTCCGCGGCAAGatcgccgacgccggcttcacgGCCAGGGCCATCACCGAGGTTGACCTCAACAAGTGCGAGCCATGGGATCTCCCAG AGAAGGcgaaaatgggagaaaaagagtGGTACTTCTTCAGCCTAAGGGATCGCAAGTACCCGACCGGCGTGCGAACAAACCGTGCAACTAATGCTGGCTACTGGAAGACTACGGGGAAAGATAAGGAGATATTCACCGGGCAACCGCCATCCACACAAGAGCTAGTCGGGATGAAGAAAACCCTAGTCTTCTACAAGGGGAGGGCTCCAAGAGGCGAGAAGAGCAACTGGGTCATGCACGAGTATCGCCTCCACCTGAAGCCGGCCTCCAAATCAAACAAG GATGAATGGGTGGTGTGCCGCATCTTCGCCAAGAGCCCGGGGGTGAAGAAGTACCCGTCGAGCACCAACGCGCACTCCCGGTCCCACCACCACCCGTACACGCTGGACATGGTCCCGCAGTTCCTCCCGACGCTGCTGGGGCACGACCTGTTCGGCGGCGGCCGCGGGCACCACCACCCGTACATGACCCCCGCCGACCTGGCGGAGCTCTCGCGCTTCGCCAGGGGCACGCCGGGGCTGCACCCGCACATccagccgcaccccgccgccgccgggtaCCTCAACCCGCCGGGCCCCTTCACGCTCTCCAGCCTCAACCTCAACCTCGGGGGCCCGTCGCCGCAGCACGTCCTCCACCACGCCATGCCGATGCCGatgggccagcagcagcagcaggcgggcGGTGCCAATGGCCAGGCGATGACGATGGAGCAGCACATGGCCGCGGGGCTCGGCGGCATCCCGGCCGCCGGAGGGGACGGCGGCGGGTTCGGCGGAGAGGGGCATGCGGCAGGGGGTGCTGGCATGAGGTACCAGAACCTGGACGTAGATCAGATGGTGGAGAGGTACTGGCCTGGTAGCTACTGA
- the LOC123122002 gene encoding spindle pole body component 110: MRIPGLLAAAAAAALLVLLLAVAGAAAQEAAAAGDVQPEEIAAKARAQEEAVLAAELGQLRAKVAALESSIAAQTQELNSKDGGIETLEKVTGEMSQNIANLQNEITSLQSKGSIAAKEQAGKVNARAIELEKQIEKLKKDIEAQNNKKATMEARATDAEKKVQELNAKLDRLQKTSGEQKLRIQKTKNALKAAEEELMKVQLEATAKSEQLGEVHGAWLPPWLAAHAAHYMELMSSHWSEHGKPAVNNLLQKASEKTVQAKEWAEPHIETAKAKWIPVIKENWATAKKNAEPYVQMVSAKSVELYQASKDAISPHVVKAHELADPYFQEAKKLSKPYIDQVAKATKPHVDKLKITLKPYTEKAGQEYEKLRETASLYHQQAQVTILDYMHQHELLKQFANGELVWFLAAAWLLMPVYVLYILLTEVFCITKKKKIPRSDKGKVLVNGHRRHKRRHADK, translated from the exons ATGCGGATCCCGGGGctgctcgcggcggcggcggcggcggcgctgctggtTCTGCTTCTCGCGGTCGCCGGTGCggcggcgcaggaggcggcggctgCGGGGGACGTGCAGCCGGAGGAGATCGCGGCGAAGGCGAGGGCCCAGGAGGAGGCGGTGCTCGCGGCCGAGCTGGGGCAGCTCAGGGCGAAGGTCGCCGCGCTAG AGTCGAGCATTGCGGCGCAGACACAGGAGCTGAATAGCAAGGATGGCGGCATCGAAACACTGGAAAAGGTAACTGGGGAGATGTCACAGAACATTGCTAATCTGCAGAATGAGATAACTTCCCTCCAG TCAAAGGGATCTATAGCTGCAAAGGAGCAGGCAGGCAAGGTCAATGCCCGGGCTATTGAGCTTGAGAAGCAG ATTGAGAAGCTCAAGAAGGACATAGAAGCACAAAATAACAAAAAGGCGACCATGGAGGCTAGAGCCACCGATGCAGAGAAGAAGGTGCAAGAGCTGAATGCTAAGCTGGATAGA CTTCAAAAGACAAGCGGCGAGCAAAAGCTTAGGATTCAGAAGACTAAAAATGCTCTTAAAGCTGCAGAG GAGGAGCTGATGAAGGTGCAGTTAGAAGCAACAGCAAAATCAGAGCAGCTCGGAGAG GTTCATGGAGCATGGTTGCCACCTTGGTTAGCAGCACATGCAGCTCACTATATG GAGTTGATGTCAAGTCACTGGAGTGAACATGGAAAACCTGCTGTCAACAATTTATTGCAAAAG GCATCAGAAAAAACAGTGCAGGCGAAGGAATGGGCCGAACCCCATATAGAAACTGCTAAGGCG aaATGGATTCCTGTCATTAAAGAAAATTGGGCTACGGCAAAGAAAAATGCGGAACCTTATGTGCAAATGGTCTCAGCAAAATCAGTAGAGCTTTATCAAGCATCAAAGGATGCTATCTCACCTCATGTTGTGAAAGCACATGAGCTTGCTGATCCCTATTTCCAG GAAGCCAAGAAGTTATCCAAACCTTATATTGATCAAGTTGCTAAGGCCACTAAACCACATGTTGACAAACTTAAAATCACCCTGAAGCCTTACACTGAAAAGGCAGGCCAGGAATATGAAAAGCTTCGCGAGACAGCTAGTTTATACCATCAGCAG GCTCAGGTAACTATCTTGGATTACATGCACCAACATGAATTATTAAAACAATTTGCGAATGGAGAGTTGGTGTGGTTTCTG GCTGCTGCTTGGCTCCTTATGCCCGTATATGTTTTGTACATACTCCTAACAGAAGTCTTCTG catcaccaagaagaagaaaatCCCACGGAGTGACAAGGGCAAAGTTTTGGTCAATGGCCATAGGAGACACAAGCGCCGACATGCGGACAAGTAG